A window from Thioclava sp. GXIMD2076 encodes these proteins:
- a CDS encoding 5-oxoprolinase subunit PxpA: MDLNSDLGESFGAWAMGDDAAMLDIVTSANVACGFHAGDPAGILRTLERAAERGVAVGAHVGYRDLAGFGRRNMDVSSEDLTAEVIYQIGALDALARVAGTRVSYVKPHGALYNTIAHDARQGQAVIAALKALGGDLVLMALAGSPLVARARAQGLSVVGEAFADRAYTPEGTLVSRKEAGAVLHDPAHVAQRMRRFAREGVIEAIDGSLVTLDAGSICVHGDSPDAVAMARCIRDLLAADGVALGAFARAGA; the protein is encoded by the coding sequence ATGGATCTTAATAGCGATCTCGGCGAGAGCTTCGGCGCTTGGGCAATGGGCGATGATGCGGCCATGCTCGACATCGTCACCTCGGCCAATGTGGCCTGCGGTTTCCATGCCGGTGATCCGGCAGGCATCCTGCGCACCCTCGAACGCGCGGCCGAGCGCGGCGTGGCGGTGGGGGCGCATGTGGGCTACCGCGATCTGGCGGGGTTCGGCCGGCGCAATATGGATGTGTCCTCCGAGGATCTGACCGCCGAGGTGATTTACCAGATCGGGGCGCTCGATGCGCTGGCGCGGGTGGCGGGCACGCGGGTATCCTATGTAAAACCGCATGGCGCGCTCTATAACACCATCGCCCATGATGCCCGTCAGGGGCAGGCCGTGATCGCGGCGCTCAAGGCGCTTGGCGGGGATCTGGTGCTGATGGCGCTGGCAGGCAGCCCGCTTGTGGCGCGGGCGCGGGCACAGGGACTGAGCGTGGTGGGTGAGGCCTTCGCCGACCGCGCCTATACGCCCGAGGGCACGCTGGTCTCGCGCAAGGAGGCAGGGGCCGTTTTGCATGATCCCGCGCATGTGGCACAGCGCATGCGCCGCTTTGCCCGCGAGGGGGTGATCGAGGCGATTGACGGGAGCCTCGTCACGCTTGATGCGGGCTCGATCTGTGTTCATGGCGACAGCCCTGATGCGGTGGCCATGGCGCGATGCATCCGTGACCTTCTTGCCGCTGACGGCGTGGCGCTCGGGGCTTTCGCGAGGGCGGGCGCATGA
- a CDS encoding NRAMP family divalent metal transporter — protein MSDQIQPARLTRHALVAAIFMMATSAIGPGFITQTATFTGKLGATFAFAILVSILIDFVVQMNIWRIITLSRRRAAEIANAALPGTGYLLAVFILLGGFVFNVGNIAGAGLGTNALLGLDPKTGGVISALIAVGIFLSKRAGLVMDRVVVVLGLVMLALVVFVACVSHPPVGEALRQTIFPDSIDFATIVTIVGGTIGGYITYAGAHRLLDQGMVGEENLPLVTRAALTGIVVTGVMRFVLFLAILGVVSAGLVIDTSGQSGNPAAQAFRAAAGDLGLRVFGAILWGAAITSVIGAAYTSVSFLTVFLPRLSERGRAVATVVFIALSLATYIGLGTAPAALLVFAGGFNGLILPVGFSVFMYVGWARPDLLGGYRSPRWLLVSGTLVCVLTWYMGLKSVGAIFAFLGQ, from the coding sequence TTGTCCGATCAGATCCAACCTGCCCGCCTGACGCGCCATGCGCTTGTGGCCGCGATTTTCATGATGGCCACATCGGCCATCGGTCCGGGGTTCATTACCCAGACGGCCACATTCACAGGCAAGCTCGGCGCGACCTTCGCCTTTGCCATCCTCGTTTCGATCCTGATCGACTTCGTGGTGCAGATGAACATCTGGCGCATCATCACCCTTTCGCGCCGCCGCGCCGCCGAGATCGCCAATGCAGCCCTGCCCGGAACCGGTTATCTGCTGGCGGTCTTCATCCTGCTGGGCGGGTTCGTGTTCAATGTGGGCAATATCGCGGGGGCAGGGCTTGGCACGAATGCGCTTCTGGGCCTCGACCCCAAGACAGGCGGCGTGATCAGTGCGCTCATCGCGGTCGGCATCTTCCTGTCCAAACGGGCGGGGCTCGTGATGGACCGTGTGGTTGTGGTGCTGGGGCTTGTGATGCTCGCGCTGGTGGTCTTTGTCGCCTGCGTCTCGCATCCGCCGGTGGGAGAGGCTCTGCGTCAGACGATTTTCCCGGACAGTATCGATTTCGCGACCATCGTCACCATCGTGGGCGGCACGATCGGCGGCTATATCACCTATGCGGGTGCGCACCGGCTCCTTGATCAGGGCATGGTAGGCGAGGAGAACCTTCCCTTGGTCACCCGCGCGGCTCTGACCGGTATCGTGGTCACAGGCGTCATGCGCTTCGTGCTGTTTCTAGCCATTCTGGGTGTGGTTTCGGCAGGGCTCGTGATCGATACGTCAGGCCAGAGCGGCAATCCGGCGGCGCAGGCCTTCCGCGCGGCAGCGGGCGATCTTGGGCTGCGGGTGTTCGGCGCGATCCTGTGGGGTGCGGCCATTACCAGTGTGATCGGGGCGGCCTATACCTCGGTCTCCTTCCTGACTGTCTTCCTGCCGCGACTGAGCGAGCGCGGACGGGCGGTGGCCACTGTGGTGTTCATCGCGCTTTCGCTGGCTACATATATCGGGCTGGGCACGGCCCCTGCGGCACTTCTGGTCTTCGCGGGCGGCTTCAACGGGCTGATACTGCCTGTGGGGTTCAGCGTCTTCATGTATGTGGGCTGGGCGCGCCCCGATCTTCTGGGGGGGTATCGCTCGCCACGCTGGCTGCTGGTCTCGGGGACGCTTGTCTGTGTGCTGACCTGGTATATGGGCCTGAAATCGGTCGGCGCGATCTTTGCCTTCCTGGGCCAGTAA